Proteins from a genomic interval of Ndongobacter massiliensis:
- a CDS encoding S9 family peptidase, protein MRIDQFTEWSFAHDLQAPDAGDAVCFQVTRPSKEANTYCTDLWYYNDERGLRRLTSSGKDGAAIFLHDGRLLFRSTRENPEKPTDKTPGKTEKTPADPTESEEKSPHTTSFWQIDPAGGEAAHAFDLPLQVQKLRECSENVYIFTGCAGRDPKEDWIEIEDLPFWFNGADYTAGNRTALYRFRTDTESPANPERLTKEKEVVGAWDLSPSGRYLVFSAAHFDPVLALRESIFCLDLKTGVRTQLTKCEFSVQSVLFDVRDETENAIFLVAAKGEHHGINEDPLIYGLHRSKNTIEKICNESFDVSPGCSVNSDSRFGGGSVFQSTAEGLQFIATIGDHAHLLRLEEDSSTTARLAEDGSVECFRATDSGLYFIAMRGLQLPEVYRKRRADVECLTDFSAALAEIPLAPIETFTFSSNGAVLTGYVIKPLHYDPKKTYPGLLEVHGGPKTVFGTLLHHEMQYFASQDYFIFYTNPHGSDGHGVAFSDIRGKYGTIDYEDLMTFTDAVLDRYPALDPKRLGVLGGSYGGFMTNWIIGHTDRFAAANAQRSISNWISFYGVSDIGFYFSPDQTVANPWDSLEACWKQSPLKYARSVKTPTLFIHSDHDLRCPLEQGLQMYTAIKEQGVDSRIVVFKEETHELSRSGRPKGRIKRLEEISRWFAHYLKGEDVE, encoded by the coding sequence ATGCGAATCGATCAATTTACAGAATGGTCTTTTGCACACGATCTGCAGGCGCCGGATGCCGGCGATGCCGTGTGTTTTCAAGTGACTCGTCCATCCAAAGAGGCAAATACCTATTGCACGGACTTGTGGTATTACAACGACGAACGAGGGCTCCGGCGGCTAACGAGCTCCGGAAAAGATGGCGCCGCCATTTTTCTGCACGACGGGCGCCTGTTATTTCGCTCCACGCGGGAAAATCCGGAAAAACCGACGGATAAAACGCCGGGCAAGACCGAAAAAACGCCTGCCGATCCTACCGAAAGCGAAGAAAAGTCTCCTCATACAACGTCATTTTGGCAAATCGATCCCGCCGGCGGAGAAGCCGCACATGCCTTTGACCTGCCCCTACAAGTGCAGAAATTACGGGAATGTTCTGAAAACGTATATATTTTTACTGGATGTGCAGGACGCGATCCGAAAGAAGATTGGATTGAAATCGAAGATCTTCCGTTTTGGTTTAACGGCGCGGACTACACTGCCGGAAATCGCACGGCGCTGTACCGTTTCCGTACCGATACCGAAAGCCCGGCAAACCCGGAACGTCTCACGAAAGAAAAAGAAGTCGTCGGTGCCTGGGATCTTTCTCCTTCCGGTCGCTATTTGGTATTCAGTGCGGCACATTTTGATCCGGTTCTGGCGCTGCGGGAAAGCATCTTCTGCCTGGACTTGAAAACGGGCGTGCGAACCCAACTGACGAAGTGTGAGTTTTCCGTACAAAGCGTCCTCTTTGATGTGCGCGATGAAACGGAAAATGCAATTTTTCTCGTTGCTGCAAAAGGCGAACATCACGGCATCAATGAGGACCCGCTGATCTACGGTCTGCATCGTTCAAAAAACACCATTGAAAAAATCTGCAACGAATCCTTCGACGTTTCGCCGGGTTGCAGCGTCAACAGCGATTCGCGATTTGGCGGCGGATCGGTATTTCAATCTACTGCGGAGGGACTCCAGTTTATAGCCACCATCGGTGATCATGCACATCTTCTGCGTCTGGAGGAAGACAGCAGTACGACCGCCCGCTTGGCGGAGGACGGCTCCGTCGAGTGTTTCCGCGCTACCGACAGCGGGCTATATTTCATCGCCATGCGTGGATTGCAATTGCCGGAGGTCTACCGAAAACGAAGAGCGGATGTAGAATGTCTGACCGATTTTTCTGCCGCCCTGGCGGAGATACCGCTTGCGCCGATCGAAACTTTTACATTTTCCTCCAACGGTGCCGTTCTCACCGGGTACGTGATCAAGCCGCTGCACTATGACCCGAAAAAAACCTATCCGGGTTTGCTGGAAGTACACGGCGGACCCAAGACCGTTTTCGGAACGCTGCTGCACCATGAGATGCAGTATTTCGCATCACAGGACTATTTTATTTTCTACACCAATCCGCACGGCTCCGACGGGCATGGCGTTGCATTCTCGGACATTCGCGGAAAATACGGCACTATTGATTACGAAGACCTGATGACCTTTACCGATGCTGTGCTCGACCGCTATCCGGCGCTCGATCCGAAGCGTCTCGGCGTGCTCGGCGGTTCGTATGGCGGTTTTATGACCAACTGGATCATCGGGCACACCGACCGATTTGCCGCCGCCAATGCGCAGCGCTCGATCTCCAACTGGATCAGCTTTTACGGCGTTTCCGATATCGGATTTTACTTTTCACCCGACCAAACGGTTGCCAATCCGTGGGATTCCCTGGAAGCCTGTTGGAAACAGTCCCCGCTCAAGTATGCGCGCTCGGTCAAAACCCCCACCCTTTTCATTCACTCCGATCACGATCTGCGCTGTCCGCTCGAACAGGGGCTGCAAATGTATACGGCGATCAAGGAACAGGGCGTCGACAGCCGCATCGTCGTCTTCAAAGAGGAAACGCATGAGCTGTCGCGTTCGGGTCGACCGAAGGGGCGCATCAAGCGCCTAGAAGAAATCAGCCGTTGGTTTGCACACTATCTAAAAGGAGAGGATGTCGAATAA
- a CDS encoding NAD(P)-dependent oxidoreductase has translation MKIVLAEPLAIEPEQLEAFAAPLRQAGHEWVAYEDKPQNEADWNRRIAGAQVVMMANTPLPAAVVEKSEALRYLNVAFTGLNHIPLALCKEKGIRVTNAAGYSDQAVAELVIGMAINLLRKVKQADAAMAHGAAAVDFLGGELAGRTVGIIGTGHIGMRVAELFHAFGARLLGYSRTEKPECTALGMEYVSLAELLQQSDIVTLHVPQNETTLGMIGKEEFSQMKKTALFINIARGPIVDAKALSEALKQGEIAGAGVDVFEKEPPLVDDPLLHAPHVLLTPHVGYYTKEAMARRAAIVFANTQSYLDRVNTLRGCSYRPFQG, from the coding sequence ATGAAAATTGTATTGGCGGAACCCTTGGCCATTGAACCGGAACAACTGGAGGCCTTTGCGGCGCCCTTGCGTCAGGCAGGCCATGAATGGGTGGCTTATGAAGACAAGCCGCAGAACGAAGCGGATTGGAACCGGCGCATTGCCGGGGCGCAGGTGGTGATGATGGCGAATACGCCGCTTCCGGCTGCCGTGGTGGAAAAGTCGGAAGCACTGCGCTACCTCAATGTTGCTTTTACAGGGCTCAATCACATTCCGTTGGCGCTTTGCAAAGAAAAAGGCATCCGTGTGACCAATGCTGCCGGATATTCCGATCAGGCGGTGGCGGAATTGGTCATCGGTATGGCGATCAATTTACTGCGCAAGGTCAAGCAGGCGGATGCTGCAATGGCTCATGGAGCGGCAGCGGTCGACTTTTTAGGCGGGGAGCTTGCCGGAAGAACCGTAGGGATCATCGGTACGGGTCATATCGGCATGCGCGTTGCCGAGCTGTTTCATGCCTTCGGCGCGCGGCTTTTGGGGTACAGCCGGACGGAAAAACCGGAATGTACTGCCTTGGGCATGGAATACGTTTCGCTGGCGGAGCTGCTGCAGCAATCGGATATTGTCACACTGCATGTGCCGCAAAACGAAACGACGCTTGGCATGATCGGCAAAGAAGAATTTTCGCAAATGAAAAAGACCGCATTGTTTATCAACATTGCGCGCGGACCGATTGTCGATGCAAAGGCGCTTTCGGAAGCGCTGAAGCAAGGGGAAATTGCCGGTGCAGGCGTCGATGTTTTTGAAAAGGAGCCGCCCCTTGTGGACGACCCCCTGCTGCATGCACCGCATGTGCTGCTCACACCTCATGTGGGATACTACACGAAAGAAGCGATGGCGCGGCGCGCAGCCATTGTCTTCGCCAATACGCAATCCTATCTGGATCGCGTAAACACGCTGCGCGGCTGTTCCTATCGCCCCTTTCAGGGATGA
- the galU gene encoding UTP--glucose-1-phosphate uridylyltransferase GalU yields MKVRKAVIPVAGLGTRFLPATKATPKEMLAIVDKPALQYIVEEAAASGIESILFVTNRGKTAIENHFDHNIELELALREKGKMEALRQVEAINHFCDIFYVRQNETLGLGHAILCAKDFIGDEPFAILLGDDMVWNPEDPCIGQLMRQYEKTGASIIGCQSVDPAVIDKYGCIDGENVGEGLYRIRTMVEKPKREEAPSNVAILGRHVLSPHIFQYLEKTQPGYGGEIQLTDALRDMAREEAVFGYDFTGRRYDIGDKQGFLEATVEFALRDPALRDRFHAYLEQLIQSEN; encoded by the coding sequence ATGAAAGTACGCAAGGCAGTCATTCCCGTCGCGGGTTTGGGCACACGATTTTTACCGGCGACCAAGGCGACACCGAAGGAAATGTTGGCGATTGTCGATAAACCGGCGCTGCAGTACATCGTCGAGGAGGCGGCGGCATCGGGCATCGAAAGTATTTTGTTTGTGACGAATCGCGGCAAGACGGCTATTGAAAATCACTTCGATCACAACATCGAGCTGGAGTTGGCGCTGCGGGAAAAAGGAAAGATGGAGGCGCTGCGCCAGGTCGAGGCGATAAATCATTTTTGTGATATTTTCTACGTACGCCAGAATGAGACGCTCGGTCTGGGCCATGCGATTCTCTGTGCGAAAGATTTTATCGGAGACGAACCCTTTGCGATTCTTTTGGGCGACGATATGGTGTGGAATCCGGAAGATCCCTGCATCGGACAGTTGATGCGTCAATATGAGAAAACCGGCGCGTCCATTATCGGGTGTCAGAGCGTCGATCCTGCCGTGATTGACAAGTACGGCTGCATTGACGGGGAAAACGTAGGCGAAGGGCTCTATCGCATCCGGACCATGGTCGAAAAACCGAAGCGTGAAGAGGCACCGTCCAATGTCGCGATTCTTGGGCGGCATGTGCTTTCGCCGCACATTTTTCAGTATCTGGAAAAGACGCAGCCCGGCTATGGTGGGGAAATCCAACTCACGGATGCCCTGCGCGACATGGCGAGGGAAGAAGCGGTCTTCGGCTACGACTTTACGGGACGCCGCTATGACATTGGAGATAAGCAGGGCTTTTTGGAAGCGACAGTGGAGTTTGCGCTGCGCGATCCGGCGTTGCGTGACCGATTCCACGCCTATTTGGAGCAGCTTATACAGTCAGAAAACTGA
- the murA gene encoding UDP-N-acetylglucosamine 1-carboxyvinyltransferase translates to MEYFRIASSGPLQGTIKVDGAKNAALPILAASLLGTEEIVLEEVPQLRDVEVMIEVLRSLGAKVEYIADTTIRIDASEVNCTEAPGHLMNRMRASFLVLGPLLARFGHTHTHTPGGCNIGERPVDLHLKGFRALGAHIVEEPEQIGASAPPEGLTGSNIYLDFPSVGATQNIMMAASLAKGESRIENAAKEPEIVDLANFLNKMGARIRGAGTSTIVISGVPKLYGASHTVIPDRIEAATFLVGAAMTRGRVRVENAIASHIRPVIAKLIEVGCAVQVDEDGDVIEVNGEGALHATKIRTLPYPGFPTDVQAQFMALMTVCEGQSHVEETVFENRFMHVDELNKMGALIVTEGKEASIRGVQKLMGAKVRATDLRAGAALTIAGLVATGTTEVYDVYHIDRGYYHLEEKLRKLGANVERLQV, encoded by the coding sequence ATGGAATATTTCCGGATTGCATCGAGCGGTCCGCTGCAAGGAACGATTAAAGTGGACGGCGCGAAAAATGCCGCGCTGCCGATTCTTGCCGCCTCTTTGCTGGGTACGGAAGAAATTGTGTTGGAAGAAGTTCCGCAGTTGCGGGATGTGGAAGTGATGATCGAAGTTTTGCGGTCGTTGGGTGCGAAAGTGGAATACATAGCGGATACGACGATTCGCATTGACGCAAGCGAGGTCAACTGTACGGAAGCGCCGGGTCATCTGATGAACCGGATGCGGGCTTCGTTTCTCGTTTTGGGACCGTTGCTGGCGCGCTTCGGGCACACGCATACGCATACCCCGGGCGGTTGCAATATCGGCGAACGGCCGGTCGATCTGCACTTGAAAGGCTTTCGCGCCTTAGGTGCGCACATTGTCGAGGAACCGGAACAAATCGGAGCCAGCGCGCCGCCGGAAGGTCTTACAGGCAGCAATATCTACTTGGATTTTCCGTCGGTCGGGGCAACGCAAAATATCATGATGGCGGCGAGTTTGGCGAAGGGCGAAAGCCGCATTGAAAATGCAGCCAAAGAGCCGGAGATTGTCGATTTGGCGAATTTTTTGAACAAAATGGGGGCGCGCATTCGCGGCGCGGGAACCAGCACCATTGTGATTTCCGGCGTACCGAAACTGTACGGAGCGAGTCATACCGTCATTCCGGATCGCATTGAAGCGGCGACATTTTTGGTCGGTGCGGCGATGACGCGGGGTCGGGTGCGCGTGGAAAATGCGATTGCTTCACATATTCGGCCGGTGATTGCCAAACTGATTGAAGTCGGTTGTGCGGTGCAGGTTGATGAAGACGGCGATGTGATTGAAGTCAACGGCGAGGGGGCCTTGCACGCCACGAAAATTCGCACGCTGCCGTATCCCGGCTTCCCCACCGATGTGCAGGCGCAGTTCATGGCCCTGATGACGGTATGTGAGGGACAGAGCCACGTCGAGGAGACGGTCTTTGAGAATCGCTTTATGCATGTCGATGAATTGAACAAGATGGGAGCGCTCATTGTAACCGAAGGCAAAGAAGCCTCGATTCGCGGTGTGCAGAAGCTGATGGGCGCAAAAGTGCGTGCGACGGATCTGCGCGCCGGTGCGGCGCTGACCATTGCGGGATTGGTTGCGACCGGGACTACGGAAGTCTACGATGTCTACCACATCGATCGCGGCTATTACCATTTGGAAGAAAAGTTGAGGAAATTGGGCGCAAACGTCGAGCGACTGCAGGTCTGA
- a CDS encoding S1C family serine protease translates to MTDYNNDASRENRSGQDERYESEAESRRMEDSISEGGMTREEKPAQEAAHADTAPVGELGSEGGSWSSQEESAARAAEEAAREAEDVRVRKLVREEIRRNYRPKFGWSRVLAFVLAGALLGSTITGAFFKGGLLGTGDSAQGKHQSVDIKLDSDSTVENAVAAKSIQSIVGITTKTPSAGFGNPFLQGIPQYSESVGTGIIVDSNGYILTNSHVVENGKASQVVVRFSDGSEIDAQLVWNDPSLDLAMIKVEKTGLPAIELGDSDLVQVGDKAVAIGNPLGLDLQSTLTSGYVSGLNRSIQLQDGGIMDGLIQTDAAINAGNSGGALLNAKGQVIGINTARPQSADGIGFAIPINVAKPIIEKVIATGSYQPLYLGITGMNVQMALQYGAQNLPTDKGALINQVFADSPAAKAGFTQGDIITAIDGKPVESMNGLKTHLLEYAVGDTVEITYFRDGKEQKTKLTFTDFTPSAAAQDAEPQPEENREPQGIFPFLP, encoded by the coding sequence ATGACAGATTATAACAATGATGCGTCCCGTGAAAATCGTTCGGGACAAGATGAAAGATATGAGAGCGAAGCGGAGTCGCGCCGCATGGAAGACTCCATTTCTGAGGGGGGAATGACCCGCGAGGAAAAACCGGCGCAGGAAGCGGCGCATGCAGATACGGCGCCCGTCGGAGAACTCGGAAGCGAAGGGGGTTCGTGGAGTTCGCAGGAGGAGTCGGCGGCGCGTGCCGCAGAAGAAGCGGCGCGGGAAGCGGAGGATGTGCGCGTACGCAAACTCGTACGCGAGGAAATTCGCCGCAATTACCGACCGAAATTCGGCTGGAGCCGCGTCCTCGCCTTTGTTCTCGCCGGGGCGCTGCTGGGCTCAACCATTACTGGCGCATTTTTTAAGGGCGGATTGTTGGGCACCGGCGACAGCGCACAGGGGAAGCATCAATCGGTGGATATTAAATTGGATTCGGACAGCACGGTGGAAAACGCCGTCGCTGCGAAGTCGATTCAGTCGATTGTCGGGATTACGACGAAAACGCCGTCCGCCGGGTTTGGCAACCCATTTTTGCAGGGCATTCCCCAGTACTCGGAATCCGTCGGCACGGGCATTATCGTCGATTCCAACGGGTACATCCTGACGAATTCGCATGTCGTGGAAAACGGAAAGGCTTCGCAGGTGGTTGTGCGCTTTTCTGACGGTTCGGAAATCGACGCCCAACTCGTGTGGAATGACCCCTCGCTCGACCTCGCCATGATCAAAGTCGAAAAAACGGGGTTGCCGGCGATCGAATTGGGCGACTCCGACCTCGTGCAGGTGGGCGACAAGGCGGTCGCTATCGGCAATCCGCTTGGCTTGGATTTGCAGTCGACGCTGACCTCCGGCTATGTTTCGGGACTGAACCGCTCGATTCAGTTGCAGGACGGCGGCATTATGGACGGGCTCATTCAAACGGATGCGGCCATCAACGCCGGCAATTCCGGTGGGGCACTGCTCAATGCCAAAGGACAAGTCATCGGCATCAATACGGCGCGACCGCAGTCGGCGGACGGCATTGGATTTGCCATCCCGATCAATGTGGCAAAGCCCATTATCGAGAAAGTCATTGCAACCGGGTCTTACCAGCCGCTGTACCTCGGCATCACGGGCATGAATGTGCAGATGGCACTCCAGTACGGTGCTCAGAATTTGCCGACGGATAAGGGTGCGCTGATCAACCAGGTGTTTGCGGATTCCCCGGCGGCCAAGGCGGGCTTCACGCAGGGGGACATCATTACCGCCATTGATGGCAAACCGGTAGAGTCGATGAACGGCTTAAAGACCCATCTCCTGGAGTATGCCGTGGGCGATACGGTTGAGATCACCTATTTCCGCGACGGAAAAGAACAGAAAACCAAGCTGACCTTCACCGATTTTACACCCAGTGCCGCTGCGCAGGATGCGGAACCGCAACCGGAGGAGAATCGGGAGCCGCAGGGAATATTTCCATTTTTGCCGTAA
- a CDS encoding ComF family protein, translated as MCGDTRRKSLGWRLLESFFADSDTCCACGEKPLYRAGLCRDCYARLSFYPVVRTLDAQRTPPFRVYTVAFYNNFLRALFARYKFEEQSFFEPTFAAILGETAARFADLNPHPWATFIPLERRKEIRRGANPAEALCRGFCKSGRRLFVPLLTKRGAAREQNKIDSVERARNVQGIFSVVLPERAVSAARWDEKTGRFQPVHVPMALLQQTPGVLVDDFVTSGNTLREAEQTLRSAGILVDALVLAAASQQPDDDPARGAPHTGEGAPEE; from the coding sequence ATGTGTGGTGATACGCGCCGCAAATCTCTCGGGTGGCGGCTCTTGGAATCGTTTTTTGCCGATTCAGATACGTGCTGTGCCTGCGGGGAAAAACCGCTGTATCGCGCCGGGCTGTGTCGGGATTGCTATGCGCGCCTTTCCTTTTATCCGGTCGTGCGCACGCTCGATGCGCAGCGAACGCCGCCGTTTCGCGTATACACCGTTGCGTTTTACAATAATTTTCTCCGTGCACTCTTTGCACGCTATAAATTTGAGGAACAGAGTTTTTTTGAACCGACGTTTGCAGCGATCCTCGGAGAAACTGCCGCACGCTTTGCGGACTTGAACCCCCATCCTTGGGCCACGTTCATTCCCTTGGAGAGGCGCAAAGAAATTCGACGCGGTGCGAATCCGGCGGAGGCGCTTTGTCGGGGCTTTTGCAAAAGCGGGAGGCGGCTTTTTGTCCCACTATTGACCAAGCGGGGTGCGGCGCGCGAGCAGAATAAAATCGACAGCGTCGAGCGTGCGCGCAATGTGCAGGGCATTTTTTCAGTGGTGCTTCCGGAGCGTGCGGTTTCGGCGGCGCGTTGGGATGAAAAAACCGGCCGATTTCAGCCGGTGCACGTACCGATGGCGCTGCTGCAACAAACACCCGGTGTTTTGGTCGACGACTTTGTCACCTCGGGCAATACACTCCGTGAAGCGGAGCAGACCTTGCGCAGTGCTGGCATTCTGGTCGACGCGCTGGTGCTGGCAGCGGCCAGCCAACAACCGGACGACGATCCCGCGCGAGGCGCGCCCCATACAGGCGAGGGGGCACCGGAAGAATGA
- a CDS encoding low specificity L-threonine aldolase: MYYFCCDYHEGCDPAILQALTDTNLVQTPGYGEDRYCEAARAAIVRELGDFHGEIHFVVGGTQANVIVLTAGLAPYQGVLCTSTGHINVHETGAIEAMGHKCLLVEGDAVGRVCPQSVRKALEAHFKDGGNEHMVMPGMLYISQSTELGGLYTKAQLQELKEICEPYGVGIFVDGARLGYALASSETDMTLGDLVSLCDAFTIGGTKQGLLFGEAIVLNRPERFPHFRYHIKRCGGMLAKGRLLGVQYEAAFASGVYFSNAKKAVEQALRIRRALEQAGFLPDVDSLTNQQFFALPRTAYERLSRKFVFEISDFGEDRDTVHVRICTSWATKEEAVSALIAEIGRE; this comes from the coding sequence ATGTACTACTTCTGTTGTGATTACCACGAAGGTTGCGATCCGGCGATATTGCAGGCACTGACAGATACGAATCTGGTGCAGACGCCCGGCTACGGCGAGGATCGCTACTGTGAAGCGGCGCGCGCCGCCATTGTCCGGGAACTGGGCGATTTTCACGGGGAAATTCATTTCGTCGTGGGCGGTACGCAGGCGAATGTCATCGTTCTGACCGCTGGATTGGCGCCATATCAGGGGGTGCTCTGCACGTCGACGGGGCACATCAATGTGCATGAAACCGGCGCCATTGAAGCGATGGGGCATAAATGCCTTCTTGTCGAAGGCGATGCCGTCGGACGCGTTTGTCCGCAGTCTGTGCGCAAAGCCTTGGAAGCGCATTTCAAAGACGGAGGCAACGAGCATATGGTCATGCCCGGCATGCTCTATATTTCGCAGAGTACGGAGCTGGGCGGATTATATACAAAGGCGCAGCTGCAGGAACTCAAAGAAATTTGTGAACCGTACGGGGTGGGCATTTTCGTCGACGGCGCGCGATTGGGCTATGCACTCGCTTCCTCAGAGACGGATATGACATTGGGCGACTTGGTTTCGCTGTGCGACGCCTTTACGATCGGCGGAACCAAACAGGGTCTGCTCTTCGGCGAGGCGATCGTACTCAATCGTCCGGAACGTTTCCCGCATTTCCGCTACCACATCAAGCGCTGCGGCGGGATGCTTGCCAAGGGGCGGCTGCTCGGTGTGCAATATGAAGCGGCGTTTGCGTCGGGTGTCTATTTTTCCAATGCGAAAAAAGCGGTGGAGCAGGCGCTCCGCATTCGTCGGGCGTTGGAACAGGCGGGTTTTTTACCCGATGTGGACTCGCTGACGAATCAACAGTTTTTCGCACTTCCGCGCACGGCCTACGAGCGGCTTAGCCGCAAATTTGTCTTTGAAATCAGCGATTTTGGGGAAGACAGGGATACGGTGCATGTGCGCATCTGTACATCCTGGGCGACAAAGGAAGAAGCGGTTTCGGCACTGATTGCCGAAATCGGTCGGGAATAG
- a CDS encoding ATP-dependent RecD-like DNA helicase has protein sequence MRLEGTVEKIRFRKEETGWTVWTLATEDGPLSCVGVFLSIAEGESWCVEGDLVYHPKYGEQLQVHRATKRVPTGVEQVERYLGSGLIPHVGKKTAKKLVALYGAETLRVLVEDEKALLRVRGIGKKRAAIIRQAIVEQEAGRQTAIFLQELSIGPKTAAAIYRRYGEATRTVITENPYRLIQEIEGVGFRTADAIAQKNGLDPRSPFRAQAAVVYLLQQAANNAGHCFLTRAELEKALAGLLGAAPEQLEEVLFELQLSTVIRREELPHSEAAVERIYLTPLYMAEKDIAQKLTILSKRRHIGALTWEEADVERHMGLHLAPAQVRAIAVSAKEPVVVITGGPGTGKTTILRAILSVFDENGLVTLLAAPTGRAAKRMEEATGRSASTIHRLIGSKGGEGFALEPQHNEEDPLECEALIVDEASMIDVALMGSLLKGLPSDCRLILVGDVDQLPSVGPGNVLRDLIQSKTLPTIALDTIFRQEETSLIVSNAHRINHGAAPVLNRAEGDFYFLSAPDPESACDIVEDLVTRRLPEHYGFSADEDIQVLAPAKKGLCGVENLNRVLQRALNPKRTTSPQIAREQETFRAGDKVMQTKNDYELGWTAEDGSEGQGIFNGDFGIVLDVNEELSTLRISYEGRIAEYGPERLLEIAHAYAITVHKSQGSEFPCVVLPLVAGSPLLLTRNILYTAITRAKKLVVLVGKRDVLTRMIRNNQLLQRNSSLGERLREVASSEQEAENVW, from the coding sequence ATGCGACTCGAAGGAACGGTAGAAAAAATACGCTTTCGCAAGGAAGAAACGGGCTGGACAGTGTGGACTTTGGCAACTGAGGACGGTCCCCTTTCCTGCGTGGGCGTTTTTTTGTCCATTGCCGAAGGCGAGTCGTGGTGTGTGGAAGGCGATCTGGTTTATCATCCGAAGTATGGGGAGCAGTTGCAGGTGCATCGTGCAACCAAGCGCGTGCCGACCGGGGTGGAGCAGGTGGAACGCTACCTGGGATCCGGTCTGATTCCGCATGTGGGAAAAAAGACGGCAAAAAAATTGGTTGCGCTGTACGGTGCGGAAACGCTCCGCGTGCTTGTAGAAGACGAAAAGGCGCTCTTGCGCGTTCGCGGCATCGGGAAAAAGCGAGCGGCAATTATTCGACAGGCGATTGTCGAGCAGGAGGCGGGGCGGCAAACGGCAATCTTTTTGCAAGAGCTTTCGATTGGGCCGAAAACCGCCGCGGCAATCTATCGGCGGTACGGCGAGGCGACGCGCACCGTCATTACGGAGAATCCGTACCGCTTGATTCAGGAAATCGAAGGGGTCGGATTTCGCACCGCAGATGCCATTGCGCAGAAAAACGGGTTGGATCCGCGTTCGCCCTTTCGCGCCCAGGCAGCGGTAGTCTACCTGTTGCAGCAGGCGGCAAACAACGCGGGGCATTGTTTTTTAACGCGCGCGGAGTTGGAAAAAGCGTTGGCCGGTTTGCTTGGCGCGGCGCCGGAGCAGCTCGAAGAAGTGTTATTTGAACTGCAACTTTCCACCGTGATTCGCCGGGAAGAATTGCCGCATTCCGAAGCCGCGGTGGAGCGCATTTATTTGACGCCCTTGTACATGGCGGAAAAGGACATCGCGCAAAAATTGACGATATTGTCCAAACGGCGGCATATTGGAGCATTGACATGGGAAGAGGCGGATGTGGAGCGGCACATGGGGCTGCACCTTGCGCCGGCGCAGGTGCGTGCCATCGCCGTTTCCGCAAAAGAACCGGTGGTCGTCATTACCGGAGGTCCCGGTACGGGCAAGACGACGATTCTTCGAGCTATTCTTTCGGTTTTTGACGAAAATGGATTGGTGACGCTTCTGGCGGCACCGACGGGGCGTGCGGCAAAGCGCATGGAAGAGGCGACGGGACGTAGCGCGTCGACGATTCATCGCCTGATCGGAAGCAAGGGCGGGGAAGGTTTTGCGCTGGAGCCGCAACACAATGAAGAGGATCCGCTCGAATGTGAAGCGCTGATTGTGGATGAAGCGAGCATGATCGATGTGGCGCTCATGGGCAGCTTGCTCAAAGGGCTACCTTCGGATTGTCGGCTCATCCTCGTCGGCGACGTGGATCAACTCCCCTCGGTTGGACCGGGCAATGTACTGCGCGACCTCATTCAATCCAAAACACTTCCGACGATTGCACTCGACACGATTTTCCGGCAGGAAGAAACCTCGCTCATCGTATCGAACGCCCACCGCATTAATCACGGCGCCGCGCCGGTGCTCAATCGTGCGGAGGGTGACTTTTATTTCCTGTCGGCGCCCGATCCGGAAAGCGCCTGCGACATCGTTGAAGATCTAGTGACGCGTCGTTTGCCGGAACACTATGGATTTTCGGCGGATGAGGATATTCAGGTGTTGGCGCCAGCGAAAAAAGGTCTCTGCGGAGTGGAAAATCTCAATCGCGTACTGCAACGTGCGTTAAATCCGAAGCGAACAACAAGTCCGCAGATCGCACGGGAGCAGGAGACATTTCGCGCGGGCGATAAAGTCATGCAGACAAAAAATGACTACGAGTTGGGTTGGACGGCGGAAGACGGCAGCGAGGGGCAGGGGATTTTTAATGGCGATTTCGGCATCGTGCTCGACGTCAATGAGGAATTGTCCACGCTACGCATTTCGTATGAGGGACGCATTGCGGAATATGGACCGGAACGCCTGCTCGAGATTGCCCACGCGTATGCCATTACGGTGCACAAGTCGCAGGGATCCGAATTTCCCTGTGTCGTGCTGCCCTTAGTGGCAGGTTCGCCGTTGCTCTTAACGCGCAACATCCTATATACGGCGATTACGCGCGCGAAAAAACTGGTGGTGCTGGTTGGAAAGCGCGACGTACTGACGCGCATGATTCGAAACAATCAACTTCTGCAGCGTAATTCTTCACTGGGTGAAAGGCTCCGAGAAGTAGCGTCAAGCGAGCAGGAGGCGGAAAATGTGTGGTGA